In Heteronotia binoei isolate CCM8104 ecotype False Entrance Well chromosome 4, APGP_CSIRO_Hbin_v1, whole genome shotgun sequence, a genomic segment contains:
- the TOPORS gene encoding E3 ubiquitin-protein ligase Topors yields the protein MCEPRELRTRAVGSNGRRRQRSKPNMAPATDDFGSDGFSPRSGTDKLHQAMATDSSPDSKCPICLDRFENVAYLNRCYHRFCFRCVLEWSKNKAECPLCKQPFRSIIHSMRSDDDFKEYIVRPSENGSFASPNGRRFRYRTTLTRERRTSGFPRRNSSSRRTASPPDNGILFESLSSQPPRRRDAEMRQMIRRLSSLRQASLEGRSTRQIQEQEIINFRRALYRSGIRVRSIEDGGRYRDVSAEFFRRNTACLHRLVPWLKRELTVLFGAHGSLVNIVQHIIMSNVTRYDMESQAFADDLKPFLLHRSEHFLHEFISFARCPFNIDAYDQHANYDCPAPSYEEGSRSDSSIITISPDEADSQDPERNAFSTGVSQAPWDDETPGPSYSSAAEQVSAAVSATLDTSDSSDEEPLANASESQMQLPASMETNGDSDGSSDNCVIVGYVKPLAERTPELVELSSDSEGSVDDGKAEDVSKPQPIQYHSFSDTDASGYASPYSLGSKDGRSSFKGNMSLSNQIKSKRCEKEKAKIKESAPRNWLQSSAAKRGGGGDDDYRSSKRKKSESYSRHSHSRERHSMRSKRKHRSVEKRKRRRDYSRHKHRRDKKSRGESPSRNSQALSLSSDSSVSRYLSRSRSQSNEYRRRRSKSKDSDYYLRDSYQSRYYYYERRRSRSRSSSRSRTPMGSERTRSEKPSGKRKYKTRHLESAHRGSEETSSTKEQNALQKPLLKYKNGYKRKDSFLDVPLEPENHPQKRRKTSRSPSVEIIYEGKATDARHHKKKRKRGKRSHKSHIGCSTFSSPVVITIDSDSNKESENHGNTEYDSSFSWSPIVPQNEKDTESLCSLLENRDCRFDGTDETESIDKDSNAPAPAGDAQGEIADGVLQLQDIPNGHASDVSDDRSFDTGSQPNNVEAELSSQLQAVRTSLLLKLSKKLIENSHARDSTDQKV from the exons ATGTGTGAACCGAGGGAGCTGCGCACCCGAGCCGTCGGCTCCAACGGCCGCCGGCGCCAACGATCTAAACCG aatatggcACCAGCAACAGATGACTTTGGATCAGATGGCTTTTCACCAAGATCTGGTACAGATAAGCTGCATCAGGCAATGGCAACAGATTCATCTCCAGACTCTAAATGTCCAATATGTTTGGACAGATTTGAAAACGTGGCCTATTTGAATCGTTGTTACCACAGATTTTGTTTCCGATGTGTGCTGGAGTGGTCCAAAAACAAAgctgaatgtccactctgcaagcAGCCTTTTCGTTCTATCATCCACAGTATGCGGTCTGATGATGACTTTAAGGAGTATATTGTACGACCTTCAGAGAATGGATCTTTTGCTAGCCCAAATGGGAGACGATTCCGTTATCGGACTACATTAACAAGGGAACGGCGTACATCAGGTTTCCCCCGAAGAAATTCTTCATCACGAAGGACAGCATCTCCTCCAGACAATGGAATATTGTTTGAAAGCTTGTCGAGTCAACCACCAAGGCGCAGAGATGCGGAAATGCGCCAGATGATTAGACGCCTTTCATCGCTGCGACAGGCTAGCCTGGAGGGTAGATCTACACGACAGATTCAAGAGCAGGAGATTATTAACTTTCGAAGGGCTCTGTATCGCTCTGGTATACGTGTTAGAAGCATTGAAGATGGAGGTCGTTACAGAGATGTATCTGCTGAATTTTTTCGCAGGAATACTGCCTGCCTTCACAGGCTGGTTCCATGGTTAAAGCGTGAATTGACAGTCCTATTTGGTGCTCATGGTTCCTTAGTCAATATTGTACAGCATATTATTATGAGCAACGTGACTAGGTATGATATGGAGAGCCAggcatttgctgatgatttaAAACCTTTCCTACTGCATCGCTCAGAACACTTTTTACATGAGTTCATTAGCTTTGCAAGATGTCCTTTTAATATAGATGCCTATGACCAGCATGCAAACTATGATTGTCCCGCTCCATCATATGAAGAAGGAAGCCGCTCTGATTCTTCCATCATTACAATCTCTCCAGATGAAGCAGATTCCCAAGACCCAGAACGTAATGCCTTCTCAACTGGAGTCAGCCAAGCCCCCTGGGATGATGAAACACCAGGGCCCTCATACTCCAGTGCAGCAGAGCAAGTTAGTGCTGCTGTATCAGCCACCTTGGACACGTCAGACAGCTCTGATGAAGAGCCCCTGGCCAATGCATCTGAGTCACAAATGCAGTTACCTGCTAGTATGGAGACAAATGGCGACAGTGATGGCTCCTCTGATAACTGTGTTATTGTTGGCTATGTGAAGCCGCTAGCAGAGAGAACACCTGAACTTGTTGAGCTGTCTTCAGACTCTGAGGGGTCAGTTGATGATGGTAAAGCTGAAGATGTGAGCAAACCACAGCCTATCCAGTATCACAGTTTCAGTGATACTGATGCCAGTGGGTATGCATCACCCTACTCTCTTGGGTCCAAGGATGGCAGATCCAGTTTTAAGGGCAATATGTCCCTCTCAAATCAGATCAAATCCAAAAGGTGTGAAAAAGAGAAAGCTAAAATAAAGGAATCTGCTCCCCGGAATTGGTTACAGAGCTCTGCTGCAAAAAGAGGTGGAGGTGGTGATGATGACTACAGATCATCCAAAAGAAAGAAGTCTGAATCCTATTCACGACATTCTCACAGCAGAGAACGTCATAGCATGAGAAGTAAGAGAAAACATCGCAGTGTGGAAAAACGGAAAAGGAGACGGGATTACAGCAGGCATAAGCACAGGCGAGATAAGAAGTCGCGAGGCGAGAGCCCATCTCGAAACAGCCAAGCTCTATCTCTAAGTAGCGACAGCAGCGTATCCCGATATCTAAGCCGATCCAGATCCCAAAGCAATGAATATAGGAGAAGACGATCAAAAAGCAAAGACAGTGACTATTACCTAAGAGACAGTTACCAAAGCAG ATATTACTACTATGAAAGGCGCAGATCAAGAAGTCGATCCAGCAGCAGATCAAGGACTCCTATGGGTTCAGAGAGAACGCGATCCGAAAAACCCAGTGGCAAAAGGAAATATAAGACTCGCCACTTAGAGAGTGCCCACAGAGGCAGCGAAGAAACTTCTTCTACAAAAGAGCAAAATGCCCTTCAGAAACCTTTGCTGAAATACAAGAATGGTTACAAAAGAAAAGATAGCTTTTTGGATGTTCCGCTGGAACCAGAGAACcacccccaaaagaggaggaaaacGTCAAGAAGTCCAAGTGTGGAAATCATTTATGAAGGGAAAGCCACTGATGCTAGACATcataagaagaaaaggaaaagggggaagaGATCGCACAAAAGCCACATAGGCTGCTCTACATTTTCTTCACCTGTTGTAATTACAATTGACAGTGACAGTAATAAAGAATCTGAAAACCATGGGAATACTGAGTATGATAGCAGCTTTTCCTGGAGCCCCATAGTGCCACAGAATGAGAAGGATACAGAGTCTCTTTGTTCCCTCTTAGAGAACCGAGATTGTAGGTTTGATGGAACTGATGAAACAGAAAGTATAGACAAGGACAGTAATGCTCCTGCCCCTGCAGGAGATGCACAAGGTGAGATTGCAGATGGAGTTTTACAGCTACAGGATATACCCAATGGACATGCATCTGATGTGTCAGATGATCGGTCATTTGACACAGGAAGTCAACCTAACAATGTAGAAGCTGAGTTATCAAGCCAGTTGCAAGCTGTCAGAACATCTTTGTTATTAAAACTGTCAAAGAAACTGATTGAAAATTCACATGCTCGGGACTCAACAGACCAGAAAGTGTAA